In Armatimonadota bacterium, a single genomic region encodes these proteins:
- a CDS encoding PEP-CTERM sorting domain-containing protein encodes MGATSSSISAQSGNQFAGSASFGGTSRAGLWTGSSASWQSLHPADPSISASRVWATDSVTQVGTTELSGQFRAAKWLGSASSYVDLTPVSAVVAEAFGVRGGATVGYFKTSFSGGERAALWLNNSAVLDLTPSSASSSVLYDTDSVVQVGKAEFGSSNHAGIWQGSASSFVSLAPAGSISSVAYYTAGGVQVGEADYGSGARAALWQGNSNSFVNLTAFLPVGQFQSSGARMVWTDSNATYVVGYGRHTDGSTEALMWVSTSPVPEPGTVIVLTVGIVVTMLRRRSG; translated from the coding sequence GTGGGTGCTACCTCTTCCAGCATTTCGGCTCAAAGTGGCAATCAGTTTGCGGGATCCGCGAGTTTTGGCGGAACGAGCAGAGCTGGGCTGTGGACAGGAAGCTCCGCATCTTGGCAGAGCCTCCACCCGGCTGATCCCAGCATCTCAGCGTCAAGGGTTTGGGCAACTGATTCCGTAACCCAAGTTGGCACAACCGAACTTAGTGGACAGTTTCGAGCGGCCAAGTGGTTGGGATCTGCTTCGAGTTATGTAGATCTGACTCCTGTTAGCGCTGTTGTTGCCGAGGCATTTGGAGTGCGAGGAGGGGCCACTGTTGGGTATTTCAAAACGTCATTTTCCGGCGGTGAAAGAGCAGCACTTTGGCTGAACAATTCGGCCGTTCTGGACTTAACACCCAGTTCGGCAAGCAGTTCAGTTCTCTACGATACAGATTCCGTTGTTCAGGTTGGCAAGGCCGAATTTGGTTCGAGCAACCATGCTGGAATTTGGCAAGGCTCGGCTAGTTCCTTTGTTTCGTTGGCTCCGGCTGGTTCAATCTCTTCGGTTGCATACTACACTGCCGGTGGAGTGCAGGTCGGAGAAGCAGACTACGGTTCCGGGGCTCGGGCGGCACTTTGGCAGGGGAACTCCAACTCCTTCGTCAACTTGACCGCATTTCTGCCGGTAGGCCAGTTTCAATCGTCGGGGGCCCGAATGGTCTGGACAGACTCAAATGCAACCTATGTGGTGGGATATGGTCGGCACACTGACGGCTCGACAGAAGCACTGATGTGGGTGTCAACTTCGCCCGTTCCAGAGCCCGGGACAGTCATAGTGCTCACCGTCGGGATAGTTGTTACGATGCTGAGACGTCGGTCTGGTTAG